In bacterium YEK0313, one genomic interval encodes:
- a CDS encoding 8-oxoguanine deaminase, with product MTRTLIKCGWIVSMDPAIGDLIGGEILIEDDRIVAVGRNLEATAATVVEAGDTIAMPGMVNAHLHTWQTGLRAIGCEWAHGEYFKYLHGGMATRYGPEDNYLGNLIGALNQIDGGVTTLNDYCHNITSTEQAERSVDALVDSGIRAVFTLGAGKLPPEREALEPFEKRINPRERVERFRKGRLASDDALVTMALGVAGPHWAEMEPTRVNLRLARELGLRSSSHATKRPELAVDPRGYFPLLDEGLIGADHTVVHGNYLGDEELRRLVGAGVTACATVQTELRGYAGDPLVGRVRALGGMPSLGVDVEPRVSGEMFREMQIALLYALSVCQRENARDRKPPFQVVPIRSREALAWATIGGAEALGLGHRIGTLTPKKQADIVLLRGTDLNLFPVHDPVLSIVEQANAGNVDTVFIGGVVRKRGGKLVFPEDVRRRRMAELAQSVERIMGEAGYVPFGR from the coding sequence ATGACGCGGACATTGATCAAGTGCGGCTGGATCGTCTCCATGGATCCGGCCATCGGCGACCTCATCGGCGGCGAGATCCTGATCGAGGACGACCGCATCGTCGCGGTCGGCCGGAACCTCGAGGCGACGGCAGCAACGGTCGTCGAGGCCGGCGACACGATCGCCATGCCCGGCATGGTGAACGCCCATCTGCACACCTGGCAGACGGGCCTGCGCGCCATCGGCTGCGAATGGGCCCATGGCGAATATTTCAAATATCTGCACGGCGGCATGGCGACGCGCTACGGCCCCGAGGACAATTATCTCGGCAACCTGATCGGCGCCCTCAACCAGATCGACGGCGGCGTCACCACGCTCAACGACTACTGCCACAACATCACCTCGACCGAGCAGGCCGAGCGCTCGGTCGACGCGCTGGTGGACAGCGGCATCCGCGCGGTCTTCACGCTCGGCGCCGGCAAGCTGCCGCCCGAGCGCGAGGCGCTCGAGCCCTTCGAGAAGCGCATCAACCCGCGCGAGCGGGTCGAGCGCTTCCGCAAGGGGCGGCTCGCCAGCGACGATGCCCTGGTCACCATGGCGCTCGGCGTCGCCGGCCCGCACTGGGCCGAAATGGAGCCGACCCGCGTCAATCTGCGGCTCGCCCGCGAGCTCGGCCTGCGCTCGTCGAGCCATGCCACCAAGCGGCCGGAACTGGCAGTCGATCCCCGCGGCTATTTCCCGCTGCTCGACGAGGGGCTGATCGGCGCCGACCACACCGTGGTGCACGGCAACTATCTCGGCGACGAGGAGCTGCGGCGGCTCGTCGGCGCCGGCGTCACCGCCTGCGCCACCGTCCAGACCGAGCTGCGCGGCTATGCCGGCGATCCGCTGGTCGGGCGTGTCCGCGCGCTCGGCGGCATGCCCTCGCTCGGCGTCGACGTCGAGCCGCGCGTCTCCGGCGAGATGTTCCGGGAAATGCAGATCGCGCTGCTCTATGCGCTGTCGGTCTGCCAGCGCGAGAATGCCCGCGACAGGAAGCCGCCGTTCCAGGTCGTGCCGATCCGCTCGCGCGAGGCGCTGGCCTGGGCGACCATCGGCGGCGCCGAGGCGCTCGGCCTCGGCCACCGCATCGGCACGCTGACGCCGAAGAAGCAGGCCGACATCGTGCTGCTGCGCGGCACCGATCTCAACCTCTTCCCGGTCCACGACCCCGTCCTGTCGATCGTCGAGCAGGCCAATGCCGGCAATGTCGACACCGTCTTCATCGGCGGCGTGGTGCGCAAGCGCGGCGGCAAGCTGGTCTTCCCCGAGGATGTCAGGCGCCGGCGCATGGCCGAGCTCGCCCAGTCGGTGGAGCGCATCATGGGCGAAGCCGGCTACGTGCCGTTCGGGCGCTGA
- a CDS encoding 8-oxoguanine deaminase yields MTRTLIRCGWLITMDEALGDLAGAELLVEDDRIAAVGHRLGAAAETVIDASDMIVMPGLVNMHLHTFQAGLRAIGSEWLAPDYFRHFYGDIATRFGPEDNYLGTLFGALNQLDSGVTTLFDYCHNIRSLEQAERSVDALADAGLRAVFVHGDGLREPAAPGRLPERRLHPRERVAALLDSRFSGAGKAAHGGRVTLALGIAGPHWADWEASLANVRLARDLGLLASSHVTKARRDAVVPDGYDRLAAMGLLGPDHNLVHCNLLDEDEIGRLLDAGCSITSTNMNELHDYPHGSALTKVRARGGMPSIGIDVEPMVSGDMWREMQMALLFARNRGLRERAAAGLGPAMIRSREALAWATVGGAEALGMADTIGRLKPGFKADLIMLRSGDLNLFPVHDPVYAAVEQAHAGNVDTVMVDGILRKQAGRLLFPADRRQALGEALAASAARLMAEAGYRPAPA; encoded by the coding sequence ATGACCCGCACGCTGATCCGCTGCGGCTGGCTGATCACCATGGACGAAGCCCTCGGCGATCTCGCCGGAGCCGAGCTCCTGGTGGAGGACGACCGCATCGCGGCGGTCGGCCACCGGCTCGGCGCCGCGGCCGAAACCGTCATCGACGCGTCGGACATGATCGTCATGCCCGGCCTCGTCAACATGCACCTGCACACCTTCCAGGCCGGCCTGCGGGCGATCGGCTCGGAATGGCTGGCGCCGGACTATTTCCGCCATTTCTACGGCGACATCGCCACCCGCTTCGGCCCCGAGGACAATTATCTCGGCACCCTGTTCGGCGCCCTGAACCAGCTCGACAGCGGCGTCACCACGCTGTTCGACTATTGCCACAACATCCGCTCGCTGGAACAGGCGGAACGCTCGGTCGATGCGCTCGCCGATGCCGGCCTGCGCGCCGTCTTCGTCCATGGCGACGGCCTGCGCGAGCCGGCCGCGCCCGGCCGGCTGCCGGAGCGCCGACTGCATCCGCGCGAGCGTGTCGCCGCGCTCCTCGACAGCCGCTTCTCGGGCGCCGGCAAGGCCGCCCATGGCGGGCGCGTCACGCTGGCGCTCGGCATTGCCGGCCCGCACTGGGCCGACTGGGAAGCCTCGCTCGCCAATGTGCGCCTCGCACGCGATCTCGGCCTGCTCGCTTCCTCGCACGTCACCAAGGCGCGGCGCGACGCTGTCGTGCCCGACGGCTACGACCGGCTGGCGGCCATGGGCTTGCTCGGCCCCGACCACAATCTCGTCCACTGCAACCTCCTGGACGAGGACGAGATCGGCCGGCTCCTCGATGCCGGCTGCTCGATCACCTCGACCAACATGAACGAACTGCACGACTATCCGCACGGCTCGGCCCTGACCAAGGTGCGCGCCCGCGGCGGCATGCCCTCGATCGGCATCGACGTCGAGCCGATGGTGTCGGGCGACATGTGGCGCGAAATGCAGATGGCCTTGCTGTTCGCGCGCAACCGCGGGCTCCGCGAGCGGGCGGCCGCCGGCCTCGGACCGGCCATGATCCGCTCGCGCGAGGCGCTCGCCTGGGCGACCGTCGGCGGTGCTGAGGCGCTCGGCATGGCCGACACGATCGGCCGGCTCAAGCCGGGCTTCAAGGCCGATCTGATCATGCTGCGCAGCGGCGACCTGAACCTCTTTCCGGTCCACGATCCGGTCTACGCGGCAGTCGAGCAGGCGCATGCCGGCAATGTCGACACGGTGATGGTCGACGGCATCCTGCGCAAGCAGGCGGGCCGCCTGCTGTTCCCGGCCGATCGCCGCCAGGCGCTGGGCGAGGCGCTGGCGGCCTCCGCGGCGCGGCTGATGGCGGAGGCCGGCTATCGGCCGGCCCCGGCATGA
- the chqB gene encoding Hydroxyquinol 1,2-dioxygenase codes for MIIERQEQVTEAVLAAMAGTPDPRLAEIMTAFVRHLHAFAREVRLTEAEWEKAIEFVVGLGQFTNDTHNEAVLASDAVGFSTLVCLLNNGNAGNSEAASALLGPFWRMNSPRTENGGSIVRSPTPGDELVATCRVLDGAGQPIAGAEVDVWQASPVGMYENQDDSQADMNLRGKFTTDADGRFAFRSVKPAGYPVPVHGVVGKLLAAQNRHPFRPAHVHFLIYKPGFKTLITQIFVPGDEYLETDVVFGVTKALIGGIDKAGDGYTLNYDFVMEPGEAVLPVPPIK; via the coding sequence ATGATCATCGAACGCCAGGAACAGGTAACCGAGGCCGTCCTTGCCGCCATGGCGGGAACGCCGGATCCGCGCCTCGCCGAGATCATGACCGCCTTCGTCAGGCACCTTCACGCCTTTGCCCGCGAGGTCCGCCTGACCGAAGCGGAGTGGGAGAAGGCGATCGAATTCGTCGTCGGCCTCGGCCAGTTCACCAACGACACCCACAACGAGGCCGTGCTCGCCTCCGATGCCGTCGGCTTCTCGACGCTGGTCTGCCTTCTCAACAACGGCAATGCCGGCAACAGCGAGGCGGCGAGCGCCCTGCTCGGACCGTTCTGGCGCATGAACTCGCCGCGCACGGAGAACGGTGGCTCCATCGTCCGCTCGCCGACGCCCGGCGATGAGCTCGTCGCCACCTGCCGCGTGCTCGACGGCGCGGGCCAGCCGATCGCCGGGGCGGAGGTCGACGTCTGGCAGGCCTCGCCCGTCGGCATGTATGAGAACCAGGACGACAGCCAGGCCGACATGAACCTGCGCGGCAAGTTCACCACCGATGCCGACGGCCGGTTCGCGTTCCGGTCGGTCAAGCCGGCGGGCTACCCCGTGCCGGTCCATGGCGTGGTCGGCAAGCTCCTGGCGGCACAGAACCGCCATCCGTTCCGGCCGGCCCATGTCCATTTCCTGATCTACAAGCCGGGCTTCAAGACCCTGATCACCCAGATCTTCGTGCCCGGTGACGAATATCTGGAGACGGACGTGGTGTTCGGCGTGACCAAGGCGCTGATCGGCGGCATCGACAAGGCGGGCGATGGCTATACGTTGAACTACGATTTCGTGATGGAACCAGGCGAGGCGGTGCTGCCCGTGCCGCCGATCAAGTGA
- the gdhI_1 gene encoding Glucose 1-dehydrogenase 1, with protein sequence MSQGTTLKDKVAVVLGGSGGIGAAAAYQFAAEGARVVVVYRSDKAGADVVVASLPGSGHLAAAAAVEDTPSLEALAALVADTFGRADILVNSAGFTKPVPAGDLDALDDAFIDKMFQVNWRGQFAAIRAFRKLLEASGAGLVVNVSSIAALNGVGSNIAYAAVKAGMDTLTKSLARALAPDIRVMSVSPGVVDTDFVPGRGAEQLARIAPTIPLKRVATPDDVGRAIVACATHLTYSTGSLIVVDGGRAL encoded by the coding sequence ATGAGCCAAGGAACGACATTGAAGGACAAGGTCGCCGTGGTGCTGGGCGGATCCGGCGGCATCGGCGCCGCCGCGGCCTATCAGTTCGCCGCCGAGGGCGCCCGGGTCGTGGTGGTCTACCGCTCCGACAAGGCCGGCGCCGACGTTGTGGTGGCGAGCCTGCCCGGCAGCGGTCATCTCGCGGCGGCAGCGGCGGTGGAAGACACGCCTTCGCTCGAGGCGCTCGCCGCCCTGGTCGCGGACACGTTCGGCCGGGCCGACATCCTCGTCAATTCGGCCGGCTTCACCAAGCCGGTGCCCGCCGGCGATCTCGACGCGCTGGACGATGCCTTCATCGACAAGATGTTCCAGGTCAACTGGCGCGGCCAGTTCGCCGCCATCCGCGCCTTCCGCAAGCTGCTCGAGGCGAGCGGCGCCGGGCTCGTCGTCAACGTCTCCTCGATCGCCGCGCTGAACGGCGTCGGCTCGAACATCGCCTATGCCGCGGTCAAGGCCGGCATGGACACGCTGACCAAGTCGCTGGCCCGCGCGCTGGCGCCCGACATCCGCGTCATGAGCGTCTCGCCCGGCGTGGTCGATACCGATTTCGTGCCCGGCCGCGGTGCCGAACAGCTCGCCCGCATCGCCCCGACCATTCCCCTGAAGCGGGTCGCGACGCCGGACGATGTCGGCCGGGCGATCGTCGCCTGCGCCACCCACCTCACCTATTCCACCGGCTCGCTGATCGTCGTCGACGGCGGACGCGCGCTCTAG
- the kce_1 gene encoding 3-keto-5-aminohexanoate cleavage enzyme, whose protein sequence is MRPMRNKIVITCAVTGNLTTPDQTPHLPITPEEIAEACLGAAEAGAAVTHIHVRDPATGRPSMALEYYQDVVARIRARNRKLILNITTGPGGRFVPSEDDPKVAAAGTTLLAPEKRVEHIAVLKPDICTLDLNTMNSGGQVVINTPGNVRRMAKVIREAGVKPEIELFDSGDIALMHDLLKDGSISGPSIASFVLGVKYGFQPSPETVIYARDLLPPETEFTVIGTGRSCFPMVAQSVLAGGHARTGLEDGVYLERGVLAPSNAAMVEKARRIVEELGVQIATPDEAREIFHLPSAAA, encoded by the coding sequence ATGCGCCCGATGCGGAACAAGATCGTCATCACCTGCGCCGTCACCGGCAACCTGACGACGCCGGACCAGACGCCACACCTGCCGATCACGCCCGAGGAGATCGCCGAGGCCTGCCTCGGCGCGGCGGAGGCCGGCGCGGCCGTTACCCATATCCATGTCCGCGACCCGGCCACCGGCCGGCCGTCCATGGCGCTCGAATATTACCAGGACGTCGTCGCCCGCATCCGCGCCCGCAACAGGAAGCTGATCCTCAACATCACGACCGGCCCGGGCGGCCGCTTCGTGCCCTCCGAGGACGATCCGAAGGTTGCCGCCGCCGGCACCACCCTGCTGGCGCCGGAAAAGCGCGTCGAGCACATCGCCGTGCTGAAGCCCGACATCTGCACGCTCGACCTCAACACGATGAACTCCGGCGGACAGGTGGTGATCAACACGCCCGGCAATGTCCGGCGCATGGCCAAGGTGATCCGCGAGGCCGGCGTCAAGCCGGAGATCGAGCTGTTCGATTCCGGCGACATCGCGCTGATGCACGACCTCCTGAAGGACGGCTCGATCTCCGGTCCGTCGATAGCCTCCTTCGTGCTGGGCGTGAAATACGGCTTCCAGCCGAGCCCCGAGACGGTCATCTACGCCCGCGACCTGCTGCCGCCCGAGACCGAGTTCACCGTGATCGGCACCGGCCGCTCCTGCTTCCCAATGGTCGCGCAGTCGGTGCTGGCCGGCGGCCATGCCCGCACCGGCCTCGAGGACGGCGTCTATCTCGAGCGCGGCGTGCTCGCCCCCTCGAACGCCGCCATGGTCGAGAAGGCGAGGCGCATCGTCGAGGAGCTGGGCGTGCAGATCGCGACGCCCGACGAAGCGCGCGAGATCTTCCATCTGCCCTCGGCCGCGGCCTGA
- the ppsC_2 gene encoding Phthiocerol synthesis polyketide synthase type I PpsC produces MHAKTDSGRIDSAASATIAARCLRLTAKAETVEAVAPSIETLPLGCAGPADALVEIRAAAVNPSDAKAAIGLMPYAKFPRTPGRDFAGIVIDGPAELVGKEVFGSSGDLGIRRDGTHASHLVVEAAALVEKPAGIGLAEAAGIGVPFVTAQEGFRRAGMPKAGETVLILGLNGKVGQAATQIATWQGARVIGVVRRAEDYAGHASAAVTVIDSSREDVVARVRELTGGQGADIVFNTVGEPYFAAGTGSLRVTGRQIFIAALKQTVPFDIFAFYRGRHTYVGIDTLALSSTATAEVLRDLVPGFASGALKPFPIEARAIYPLDRAREAYVAVLSAARDRVVFLPNG; encoded by the coding sequence ATGCACGCCAAGACCGACAGCGGCAGGATCGACAGCGCGGCGTCAGCGACGATCGCCGCGCGCTGCCTGCGATTGACCGCCAAGGCCGAAACCGTGGAGGCCGTGGCGCCGAGCATCGAGACCCTGCCGCTCGGCTGCGCCGGCCCGGCCGACGCGCTGGTCGAGATCCGCGCGGCCGCCGTCAATCCGTCCGACGCCAAGGCGGCGATCGGCCTGATGCCCTATGCCAAGTTTCCGCGCACGCCAGGCCGCGACTTCGCAGGCATCGTGATCGACGGACCGGCCGAACTGGTCGGCAAGGAGGTCTTCGGCTCGTCCGGCGACCTCGGCATCCGGCGCGACGGCACCCATGCCTCGCATCTGGTGGTCGAGGCGGCGGCCCTCGTCGAGAAGCCGGCCGGCATCGGCCTCGCCGAGGCGGCCGGCATCGGCGTGCCCTTCGTCACGGCCCAGGAGGGCTTCCGCCGCGCCGGCATGCCCAAGGCCGGCGAGACCGTGCTCATCCTCGGCCTCAACGGCAAGGTCGGCCAGGCGGCGACGCAGATCGCCACCTGGCAGGGCGCGCGCGTCATCGGCGTGGTGCGCCGCGCCGAGGACTATGCCGGCCATGCCAGCGCCGCCGTGACCGTCATCGATTCCTCGCGCGAGGACGTGGTGGCGCGGGTGCGCGAGCTGACCGGCGGCCAGGGCGCCGACATCGTGTTCAACACGGTGGGCGAGCCCTATTTTGCGGCCGGCACCGGCTCGCTGCGCGTCACCGGCCGGCAGATCTTCATCGCAGCGCTCAAGCAGACGGTGCCCTTCGACATCTTCGCCTTCTACCGCGGCCGCCACACCTATGTCGGCATCGACACGCTGGCGCTGTCGTCGACCGCCACCGCCGAGGTCCTGCGCGATCTCGTGCCCGGCTTCGCGAGCGGCGCGCTGAAGCCCTTCCCGATCGAGGCGCGGGCGATCTATCCGCTCGACCGCGCGCGCGAGGCCTATGTCGCGGTGCTCAGCGCGGCCCGCGACCGGGTCGTCTTCCTGCCCAACGGATGA
- a CDS encoding Tripartite tricarboxylate transporter family receptor, whose product MPCLDDLSKVRLDRRAALGLAAVAAFLAARRAAVAQGAGATGFPSQMVRLIVPFSAGSMTDILARSLAEKLRERWRQQVIVENRPGIAGTGGVARSAPDGLTLMLTSNGHTVIRSVNREVTFDPVKDFTAIAKVASMPSIMVAPAEGDIRTLNDLIAAARAKPGQLNYGSAGLGSATGIAAELFRHITGTRMQLVPYRGMPESQTSVLRGDSVFCFTFFNVGGDLIQAGRLRALAVTGARRMRQLPDVPTFREAGLADFDYDAWFGVMAPAGLPAALTQQIAADIAASLGDTDIRTRFAEQGVDLVTTTPAAFTAEIAADAERYGPLVRQAAGG is encoded by the coding sequence ATGCCGTGCCTTGATGATCTCTCGAAAGTCCGCCTCGACCGCCGCGCGGCGCTCGGCCTTGCCGCCGTGGCGGCCTTTCTCGCCGCCCGCCGCGCGGCCGTGGCGCAGGGCGCCGGCGCCACCGGCTTCCCCAGCCAGATGGTTCGGCTGATCGTGCCGTTCAGCGCCGGCAGCATGACCGATATTCTCGCCCGCTCGCTCGCCGAGAAGCTGCGGGAAAGATGGCGCCAGCAGGTCATCGTCGAGAACCGGCCGGGCATTGCCGGCACTGGCGGCGTCGCCCGCTCGGCACCCGACGGCCTGACCCTGATGCTGACCTCGAACGGCCACACCGTCATTCGCAGCGTCAATCGCGAGGTCACCTTCGACCCGGTGAAGGATTTCACCGCCATCGCCAAGGTCGCCTCCATGCCCTCGATCATGGTGGCGCCCGCGGAGGGCGACATCAGGACGCTGAACGACCTGATCGCCGCGGCCAGGGCGAAGCCAGGCCAGCTCAATTACGGCTCGGCCGGCCTCGGCAGCGCGACCGGCATCGCCGCCGAGCTGTTCCGCCACATTACCGGCACGCGCATGCAGCTGGTGCCCTATCGCGGCATGCCGGAAAGCCAGACCAGCGTGCTGCGCGGCGACAGCGTGTTCTGCTTCACTTTCTTCAATGTCGGCGGCGACCTGATCCAGGCCGGGCGCCTGCGGGCGCTCGCCGTCACCGGCGCGCGCCGCATGCGGCAATTGCCGGACGTGCCGACCTTCCGGGAGGCTGGCCTCGCCGACTTCGACTACGACGCCTGGTTCGGCGTCATGGCGCCCGCCGGCCTTCCCGCTGCGCTGACCCAGCAGATCGCCGCCGACATCGCCGCGAGCCTCGGCGACACTGATATCAGGACGCGCTTCGCCGAGCAGGGCGTCGACCTCGTCACCACGACGCCGGCCGCCTTCACGGCCGAAATCGCCGCCGACGCCGAACGCTACGGCCCGCTGGTGCGCCAGGCGGCCGGGGGTTAA
- the mtaB gene encoding Threonylcarbamoyladenosine tRNA methylthiotransferase MtaB, which yields MAVEVVTFGCRLNTSESEVMQKLAAEAGLQDAIVINTCAVTAEATRQARQTIRRMKRENPAARIVVTGCAAQTEPEMFAAMGEVDRVIGNDEKMKASAWGETRQALARGPDFGVAASEKVAVNDIMAVREQALHLVDGLTGRSRAFVQVQNGCDHRCTFCIIPFGRGNSRSVPMGEVVAQVRRLAGNGYREVVLTGVDITSYGQGLPGEPKLGALVKAILRHVPELERLRISSIDSVEADTDLYDVIAGEARFMPHLHLSLQAGDDMVLKRMKRRHLRADAIAFCDQVRRLRPDMVFGADIIAGFPTETEAMFARSLDIVGECGLTHLHVFPFSARPGTPAARMPQVPREVVKERARRLRGRGEAALAAHLEAMVGRQVQVLTETRDLGRTEHFTPVRFRSPVEPGQILGLTVAGHDGREALAA from the coding sequence ATGGCCGTCGAAGTCGTCACGTTCGGCTGCCGCCTGAATACCTCCGAGTCCGAGGTGATGCAGAAGCTCGCGGCCGAGGCGGGCCTTCAGGATGCGATCGTCATCAACACCTGCGCGGTGACGGCGGAAGCCACACGCCAGGCGCGCCAGACGATCCGGCGGATGAAGCGCGAGAACCCGGCGGCACGCATCGTCGTCACCGGCTGCGCGGCGCAGACCGAGCCGGAGATGTTCGCCGCCATGGGCGAGGTCGACCGCGTCATCGGCAATGATGAGAAGATGAAGGCCTCGGCTTGGGGCGAGACGCGGCAGGCGCTGGCGCGCGGGCCCGATTTCGGCGTCGCGGCCAGCGAGAAGGTCGCGGTCAACGACATCATGGCCGTGCGCGAGCAGGCCCTGCATCTCGTCGACGGGCTGACCGGCCGCTCGCGCGCCTTCGTGCAGGTGCAGAACGGCTGCGACCACCGCTGCACCTTCTGCATCATTCCCTTCGGCCGCGGCAATTCACGCTCGGTGCCGATGGGCGAGGTCGTCGCCCAGGTGCGCCGGCTCGCCGGCAACGGCTATCGCGAGGTGGTGCTGACCGGCGTCGACATCACCAGCTACGGCCAGGGCCTGCCGGGAGAGCCGAAGCTCGGCGCGCTGGTGAAGGCGATCCTCCGGCACGTTCCGGAGCTGGAGCGGCTGAGGATCTCCTCGATCGATTCGGTGGAGGCCGACACCGACCTCTACGACGTGATCGCCGGCGAAGCCCGGTTCATGCCGCACCTGCATCTCTCCCTGCAGGCTGGCGACGACATGGTACTGAAGCGCATGAAGCGCCGGCACCTCAGGGCCGATGCCATCGCCTTCTGCGACCAGGTGCGCCGCCTGCGCCCGGACATGGTGTTCGGCGCCGACATCATTGCCGGCTTTCCGACCGAGACCGAAGCCATGTTCGCCCGCTCGCTCGACATCGTCGGGGAATGCGGGCTGACCCATCTGCACGTTTTCCCGTTCTCGGCCCGGCCGGGCACGCCGGCGGCACGCATGCCGCAGGTGCCGCGCGAGGTGGTGAAGGAACGCGCCCGCCGCCTGCGTGGCCGCGGAGAAGCGGCGCTCGCCGCCCATCTCGAGGCCATGGTCGGCCGGCAGGTGCAGGTGCTGACCGAAACGCGCGATCTCGGCCGCACCGAGCACTTCACCCCGGTGCGGTTCCGCAGCCCGGTCGAGCCCGGGCAGATCCTCGGCCTGACGGTTGCCGGCCACGACGGCCGCGAAGCGCTCGCCGCCTGA
- the dapF gene encoding Diaminopimelate epimerase produces MSPLGNHPFWKMNGAGNEIVVVDLRRSSHVVTAAEARAIAAAEGSHFDQLMVMHAPVTAGTEAFIRIYNTDGSEAGACGNGTRCVAWVLTEGTDRDRLVVETRAGLLACRRLGPAVFSVDMGEPKFGWRDIPLAEEFRDTRAIELQIGPIDAPILHSPSVVSMGNPHAVFWVEDPYAYDLAKIGPLLEHHPIFPDRANISLAAVKAPDHIVLWVWERGAGITRACGTAACAALVSAARTRRTGRSARVSLPGGELTVDWRDDNHVIMSGPTELEHRGHFDPALFQAAA; encoded by the coding sequence ATGAGCCCGCTCGGCAACCATCCGTTCTGGAAGATGAACGGTGCTGGAAATGAAATCGTGGTCGTCGACCTCAGGCGCTCGAGCCATGTCGTGACCGCGGCGGAGGCGCGCGCCATCGCCGCCGCCGAGGGCTCGCATTTCGACCAGCTCATGGTGATGCATGCGCCGGTGACGGCGGGCACGGAAGCCTTCATCCGGATCTACAATACCGACGGGTCGGAAGCCGGCGCCTGCGGTAACGGCACGCGCTGCGTCGCCTGGGTGCTGACCGAGGGGACCGACCGCGATCGGCTGGTGGTCGAGACCAGGGCGGGTCTGCTCGCCTGCCGCCGGCTGGGCCCGGCCGTCTTCTCGGTCGACATGGGCGAACCGAAGTTCGGCTGGCGCGACATTCCGCTCGCCGAGGAGTTCCGCGACACCCGCGCCATCGAGCTGCAGATCGGGCCGATCGACGCGCCCATCCTGCATTCTCCCTCGGTGGTCTCGATGGGCAATCCCCATGCGGTGTTCTGGGTCGAGGATCCCTATGCCTACGACCTCGCCAAGATCGGCCCGCTGCTCGAACACCATCCGATCTTTCCCGACCGCGCCAATATCTCGCTCGCGGCGGTGAAGGCGCCCGACCATATCGTGCTCTGGGTCTGGGAGCGCGGCGCCGGCATCACCCGCGCCTGCGGCACCGCGGCCTGCGCGGCCCTCGTCTCGGCGGCGCGGACCCGGCGCACCGGCCGGTCGGCGCGCGTGTCGCTGCCCGGCGGCGAGCTCACGGTCGACTGGCGCGACGACAATCATGTGATCATGAGCGGTCCGACGGAGCTCGAACATCGCGGCCATTTCGACCCCGCCCTGTTCCAGGCGGCGGCCTGA
- a CDS encoding Bacterial transcription activator, effector binding domain — MKPVLLFASVAGLMAFAPLGQAAAQATAPAPQTAQPAAPAEPAPPQAQTAPAAPAPADPAAPQAQPQPATPAPNASTAQSGDGVDAAGFGDEVTLTARPALVLPGKATWDDLYGTFRRSLDELAGIAAAQNLTRAGPPMIRFLSSTDEQADFEAILPVSSPLDQPDKLLPARPGMTPGGQAYRFVHFGGYDTMEQTYDEITNFLDERSIQAEDSFVEEYVRDPKSTSEVDLATYIYVFPKR; from the coding sequence ATGAAGCCAGTTCTTCTGTTCGCCTCGGTCGCCGGGCTGATGGCCTTTGCCCCGCTCGGCCAGGCTGCGGCACAGGCAACGGCGCCCGCCCCGCAGACCGCACAGCCCGCCGCTCCCGCGGAACCCGCCCCGCCCCAGGCCCAGACCGCCCCTGCCGCCCCCGCGCCGGCCGATCCCGCGGCCCCGCAAGCGCAGCCACAGCCGGCGACGCCGGCCCCGAACGCCTCCACAGCGCAGTCCGGCGACGGCGTCGATGCCGCCGGTTTCGGCGACGAAGTGACGCTCACCGCGCGGCCGGCCCTGGTCCTGCCGGGCAAGGCGACATGGGATGACCTCTACGGCACCTTCCGCCGCAGCCTCGACGAGTTGGCCGGCATTGCGGCGGCGCAGAACCTCACCCGTGCCGGCCCGCCGATGATCCGCTTCCTGTCGTCGACGGACGAGCAGGCCGATTTCGAGGCGATCCTGCCGGTCTCCAGCCCGCTCGACCAGCCCGACAAGCTGCTGCCCGCCCGGCCCGGCATGACCCCGGGCGGGCAGGCCTACCGCTTCGTCCATTTCGGCGGCTACGACACGATGGAACAGACCTACGACGAGATCACCAATTTCCTCGACGAACGGTCGATTCAGGCCGAGGATTCCTTCGTCGAGGAATATGTCCGCGATCCCAAATCCACCTCCGAGGTGGATCTGGCGACCTATATCTACGTCTTCCCGAAACGTTGA